The following DNA comes from Rhinolophus sinicus isolate RSC01 linkage group LG06, ASM3656204v1, whole genome shotgun sequence.
GGCCAGCCTGCCTAGAGCTGGGGGCTAGATCTGCTGTGTAGACAGCAGGAGGCCTTGGAGAAACAGTCACATCCCCACCTAGCCTCAACCCCTCAATCCTCTGTCTGGCGCCTGTCAGCCTGGGATCAAATCTAactttgtcacttactagctatgaACTTGGGCTACTTGGGAAATTGAGATTTgtgctcaatttcctcatctggaaagtggaGGTGTAATAGTgttgttgtgagtattaaatgaggtaatatgtaCCGAGTGCTtaaacagtgcctagcacaccgTAAGCACTTTGTTCTGATTATGACGTCCTTTTGTGGCTCTAGCTGTGGATTCGGCCACTTTCCTGAAGCAGCAGAGTTCATCAAGAAACCAGGATTTTGCTCACAGCTCTGACCTCATTGTGATGGTTTCCTTGTCTTTAATGAGGGCCTGGATTTGTGAAAGGAATAAGGCTCTTGCCTTGAGCCTGGGATCCTGGTGAGAACTCAGGCTGAAGTCTGCATCCTGGAGTAGGAGTTAGGAACCACGGTTCTGGTCCCAGCTTGCCCCATCCTCTTGTGTGTCTCCCTCAGGGTCTCACTTTCCACATTGGGAAGACAATGGGGCTAGACCTATTAATTCCTGAGGGTCCCCCTCTGGCTTTCTCTGACTTGGTGACTCCCTGTTCCTTCACTGTGCCGTTGGGACTTGCTGGGTGACATCTGTGACCAGTAGAGGGCACGCGTGTTCCACCTGGTGCTTCTGGCAGGACCCCGCTGTCAGGACGAGGGGGAGGGAAACTGCATTGCACCTCTCCGTCTGCCACCCTCCTGCCAGCCACAAAAGGCCCCTCGCTCCCCATGGCGCTGGCctcctactaccgtgtttccccccaaataagacctaaccagaaaataagccctagcgtgatttttcaggatgacatcccctgaacatagccctagtgtatcttttggagcaaaaattaagataagacccggtcttattttcagggaaacacggtaggcagaGTGCTGGCTTCTTCAATATGGAGGGTGCTGCCTGGTGGGGTTCAAGTTCTAACTGGAATGATGCTGTGGGCTGGGGCgggacagaggccagggatgGGTTAGCCAGATTCACAGCACTTCCTGGTGTCACTTGGGGCTCCTTTTGGAGGAGGCCCTGGTTATGTTGCAGACCCTTTCAAGGGAAGGTGCTAGAGAAGCAGGGAGTTCCTGAGAGATGAGGTAAGCTCAGGACAAGGCCCTTCCAGGCTCCTGCCCTGCAGATTTCTCTGCGCAGAGTGGGGGCGGTGATGACATTTTATGCACACCTCCTCCTTGACTggaactgtgctaagtgctttcatAATGGCTGTGAATGTGGAGAGAGGGGAACTGGACTTTGTTCTTGCTGGGCCCATTCAGTCCCCCGGCTCATACCCCCCTAATGAGCACTTAGGACACACTTGGAAGCCTGGGCCCTTGCAGGTGGGTCTGCACGCCCAGCCCTCTGTCTAGGGCTCGGTTATGAACTCTGGGACCAATAGTTCAGAGCATCTTCTGTTCTTAAGTCCTGCCTACTGGCCCTGGCCACTCATCTTAAGAGATGGGCTGAGCAGAAGGACTTTGTATCCCCACTTCCAGGCTGCAGTGCAGCTGTTTCTGGGGTGGGCACCAGCAGCTTTGCATAGCAAGACAGTTTGAAAAATAAGAGCCCTGCAGGGGTCACACCCCAAGGTGCCCCTTGCCAGGAGACTGCCCCAGAAACCCTTCCTGTCTAGGGGGGCAGAACTTGAGGAAAATTTAGGATAATGAGAACGACCATTTGCTGTGCACTTACTGCCAGGCAGACTGCATGCtgtgctttatgtattttatcttatttgattATCTTAACAACTCTGGGAGGTGAGTGTCATCAGCTGTGTTCTACAGAGAAGGGGCTGAGGCTTAGAGGGTGAAAGAGTTTGCCCATAGTCTTGCATCTGATTGAAGGCAGAGATGGGATTGAACCCACTTCTAATCAGATCTCATGTCTACAATATTCCCAGAGCTCTGGCCTGGACAGCCTCCTAGCTGCCCCCAGTCCCTAGTGCCTTCCTGTTTCACTGCAAAGAATTAGATCCTAGCTTTGCGTTCTGGCCCCACCGACCCTGTGACCGACCCTGTGACTTGGTCCCTGCCTGGCTCTAGGACCTCAGGTCTCATCACTTGCCCCCTTGATCACTCTCCTCCTTGTGCCTCAGACACACAAAGCTTATTCTAGCCACTGGGACTTTCCTCTTGATGTTCTGCTGTCTTGGAACTTGATTCCTTCAAAATTTCAAACAGCTCACTTCCTTATTTCAGTCAGGGGCTGCCTACATGTCCCCCCTCAGAGCAGTTTTCACTGGCCACCGATATAAAACAACAGCCCCTTACCTTGCTTTATTTCTTACAACCCTTGCCATGTATCATTACCTAAAGtggcattattatttttgtccttgttAATGTCTGTTCCCTCCCTAGAATATAGGCTCCATGTTGCAATGACTCTGCCTGTCTTGGTCACAACAATACCCCCAGGGCCTAGACTAAGGGCATAGTAGgtggtttataaatatttggtaaatgagtgaatgaatgattgattCTGAACATTATCATTTGTCctctataaataaattaattttggggggatgaGATTTTTGACAATATTGGCAGAGAATCTTAGACTTAAGGCCAAgactagggtgaggcaagtgaggtGCCTAGGGTACAAAATTTACAGAGGTATTTGCATGATCCTAAGAGTGGGTACCCCCTTAAATTTTGCATCCCAGACTTGCTGTCCCATGTGGGGCGCTGCGACTTCAGCTGGAAGGATTTTGGCTTACTTGCCTCTGCCCTGCTTAGAATGTCAGAATGGGACGGGCCTTTCCCAGCCCCAGCACCAGGGTCTCCTGAGCCAAACCTGGCATTCCTTATAGAATTCCACAGAAACCTGTTGTTCCTACCCTACTCCCCTTCAGCCTGTATCAGCTCCCTGCTGTGGTGTTTTCAGGCCTGACATCTCCAAAAGAGACTCTTATCCTTGTAGACCCATCACGTGGTCTCTTGGAATTGTGTCTCTTGTTCTGGGGCACCTCTTCCCTCCCACTGCTCGACTGCCCTCTTTCCTACCTTCCAGAAGCCTGGGGATGacagggggctgggctgggcacacTGCTTTGCTCTGGCCCCGGGGTGTGAAGTACCAGGCCTTCTGAATCTTCATTTGTCCTCAAGCTTGTCTGCCCCATGGGGGACAGGACACTATAGCTTCAGTTGGAAGGGCTTTGGCTTAGCAGAGATGGTTGGAAGTGGTGGGgaagagggggaaactgaggccagcaCAGTGAAGTCCCTTGTCCAAAGTGTCCAGTTAGTAGGTGGCAATGTCAGGACTGGAGCAGGATGGCCAAGTGGAGGGTCTGCCCAACAATGGTCCTGGAAAAGGCTTGGGGCCATTTATCTGTCCCTGGCTTGACAGATGATTTAGTCTCTCTCTACCCCAGCCTTGCTCTGACCCTCATTTTACCCCCAGGGCTACATCAGTTACCCCTTATGAGTTTTGCCCATCCCACCCTGCCCCATAACTAATGTCAGCTGTTAGGGACCCAACCGCTGCCATAGGTCTGCTCCACTCCCCACCAGATGCAGTAGGCTTGCCCGTTCCCTGGCTCTATCAGCCAGAATGCTCACCGAGCTTGTGGCTTTGTCTGCAGTGCCACCAGGGCGGACCATGGAAGTCACAGTGCCTACCACCCTGAACGTGCTCAACGGCTCTGACGCCCGCTTGGCCTGCACCTTCAACTCCTGCTACACCGTGAACCACAAACAGTTTTCCCTGAACTGGACTTACCAGGAGTGTAGTAACTGCTCCGAGGAGATGGTgagtcctggggtgggggagcagccaGGAGCTCTGCAGCGTGAGGCCCACCTTTCCCACCACCTGCCCTGCAGTGGGCTGTCGGCTCCAGGGGGCTTTGGCAAACGGTGTGTTGTCATGTTTTGGTGGCCCTAGGAAGGGTGGCGGAGATCTGGAGGTAACTGCCTCTCTTCCAGGTAAAAGGGTGCACGGGAGGAAGGGCATCCTGCTGTCCTTGCAGCTCCTTGCTCGTCCAGTCCCCCATCTTTTCCCTTGTCTACCTCCAGTTCCTCCAGTTTCGCATGAAGATCATTAACCTGAAGCTGGAGCGGTTCCGAGACCGCGTGGAGTTCTCGGGGAACCCCAGCAAATACGATGTTTCAGTGACACTAAAAAAAGTGCAGCTCGAGGACGAGGGCCTATACAACTGCTACATTATGAATCCGCCCGACCGCCACCGAGGCCACGGCAAGATCTACCTGCAGGTCCTCATGGAAGGTGAGGGCCAGACGAGCAGAGTGGGGAGAGCTGAGCTGCTGTGGGGGCCCCTGACCCTTCCCACCCAATTGCTCTCTAGTAGCACTATCCCAGGGCTCCTTTGGCGAGGCTGTGAGGGGTAGGAGCAGCAGCTAGTGCTGGGTGCAAggaatctgttttctttcctcctgtgCTTGAGGACCTAGGAACATGTCTCAGAGAGTCCTTGTAATGCTCTAGATCATGATCACGGTCGTAAGAGTCTTACAGCAGCTTTCACTTATTGGGCACTTCTATGTCTCAGTTATAGGGCTGACTGCATTATCTTGTGTCATAAAACCCTAGGAGGGAGGcactattattgtccccatttttacagatgaggataatACAGATGAGGCTTGGAGAGGATAAGTAACTTCTCTGTGGTCACACAATGAATAAACAGTACAGTCAGGACCCAGATTTGGGTCTACGTGATCTCAACGTCCATGGTGTATACTGTGTGATACTGGCCTCCCCTGGGGCTCTTAGGTGCCCTGGGACTTTGGGGTACTTTGGCTTTGACTGAAGTTCTTTCCATGGAGGGGAGTAAAGTTAGGACCACCACACACATTACGACCACCCCACACGTACTGGGAGAGCAGGGCACAGTGGACCAAGCTCTCTTTTTCAGCTCTAGGGCTCAGCAgctgtgtttcttttccttctccagagTCCCCTGAGCGGGATTCCACAGTGGCGGTGATCGTGGGTGCCTCCGTGGGGGGTTTCCTGGCTGTGGTCATCTTGGTACTGATGGTAGTGAAGTgtgtaagaaggaaaaaagagcagAAACTGAGCACGGATGACCTGAAGACGGAGGAGGAGGGCAAGACAGATGGAGAAGGCAATGCGGACGATGGCGCCAAGTAACGGGGGCTGGCCCTGCAGCCCTCCCTCGTGTcctgtcttcctccctctctgccctgcACAGTGTGCCCCTGCCTGCCCTCTCCTCTTGGTGTGCTTCTCTTGAACCAGGAACCCAGGGCTGACCTGGGTCCCCTGAACCCCTCACTTCGTATCTCCCACCCTGCCCCAAGAGTGACTCACCTCTCTTTCATTTGATAAACCTGCCATGGTGTCTGGGACGTGTGGGccctgggggggagggagaagtaGGTTCAAAACTACCAGTCCCCGAGAAGAGGCAGGAGGCACGTGTGAGGGTCCCTGGGAGAAGACGAAAGGTGGGCAGTGGTGGAGGAGGGGGTCAGCTGGCCAGCCTGCCCAGAGCCGGTGGCTGCTTCAAAGGGGatctgtgggtggggaggggctttcCTGTGCTGCCACAAGAAGGCCTGGGGTGGACATTGCTCTGCTCCCTAAGCTGCTCTAGTGATAGGTTCGTATAATTTGAGGGTGGAGCATGTCAAAGGGACGACTGCATTTCCTGGGCATTGATGAAAAGCTGACACTGGAGGCAAATGGAAACAAGCCTTGGTCCAGGGAGCTCTGCTTTCACCCTCTTCTCCATTGATGGCGGCTACCACGGAAGACTTGTGGTTTTCTAGTGATTGCTAATCCCTTGGGATTTTTGGCGAGAATAGCACTGAAGAGACCCTGAGCTGGGCCATGGGTGGGTCGTGTTGTTTGAGGTAGTGGTCATTTTCCATCATAGTTGCCTACCAACAGGAGACAAATTTCAATCAGCTGAGGGACTGACAGGGTGGGGCTCCATTGTAAAATGGAGTTTGCTGCAAGCTGCCTTCTCTAGCAGGATGACCACCATTGGCCTGGGTCAGGAGCAGCCAAGGTGCAGAGATGAGAAGGGGATGGAAGCCATGGGCAGAAATGTTGATGTGCGGAGTTGGGGCATCATTCGGAGCTTCCATTCAGACTTTCCTGGTTCCCCTCAGCAGGGTTTTCATCTGGCTTTTGGCTAGAGACCCGAAAAGGGAATGCCCTGAGGGAAGCACATGGGGAGATCCTGTGGCTGTGTCACATCTAGAGCCATGTTACATGCTCCCTTGCCCTAACAACTCTTGTGGGAAGGAAAGTAGCACTTGTGGGGAGCCAACTTTCACtgccattttatttacattaagaGGGAATttcaagagagggagagagacagagagagaaactgcTGACCTAGAGAACAGTACCTTGGAAGCCCCTCAGAGATCAACCAGCCAAGTCACTCAtagtacagatgaggaaactgagatttaagCTGATGGAGACTGAGTCCTGCCATCTTCTCCTTTGGCTCCTCAGTCTCCAGTTTGAGTCAACAGAGCCATAGTTGTCCTGGTGGGAG
Coding sequences within:
- the SCN2B gene encoding sodium channel regulatory subunit beta-2, with product MHKDAWLPRPAFSLTGLSLFFSLVPPGRTMEVTVPTTLNVLNGSDARLACTFNSCYTVNHKQFSLNWTYQECSNCSEEMFLQFRMKIINLKLERFRDRVEFSGNPSKYDVSVTLKKVQLEDEGLYNCYIMNPPDRHRGHGKIYLQVLMEESPERDSTVAVIVGASVGGFLAVVILVLMVVKCVRRKKEQKLSTDDLKTEEEGKTDGEGNADDGAK